The Natranaeroarchaeum aerophilus region ACCGAGATGATCGACGATCACCCCTTCGCGCTGTGTCTCACGCACGACGTGGACCGCCCGTACAAGACGTATCAGTCGGCCTACTACGCGCTCGCCGATCGGGACCCCGGACAGCTGAAAAGCCTCCTCCCGGGCCGGAACCCGTACTGGCAGTTCGAGCGGCTAATGGATCTGGAAGATTCACTCGGCGTTCGTTCCGCCTTCTACTTCCTCGACGAGCAACACCTGCTGCGGGACCGTCCCGTCCGCGACTGGTTCGAGCCCGACAACTGGATGCGATATATGGGCCGGTACTCGCTCGACGACCCGGCGATCGTCGACGTGATCCACGAACTCGATGAGGGTGGATGGGAGGTCGGACTGCACGGCTCCTACGAGTCATACGACGACCGCGAGCGGCTTCGCCGGGAGAAAGCTCGCGTCGAATCGGTGCTCGGCAAGCCGGTTCGGGGCGGTCGCCAGCACTATCTCAACCTTGACGTCCCCGAGACGTGGCGACAGCAGCGATCGATCGGTCTCCAGTACGATACCAGTCTCGGCTCCAGTCAAACCTACGGCTTCCAGTACGGCGACTCGATCCAGCGCCCCTTCGACGACGAGTTCGTCGTCTTCCCGCTGACGATCATGGAGGTTGCCCTCCCGGACCCTTCAGAGCGCTTCGAGGAGGCGTGGGCCGAGTGCAAGCGGGTCCTCACGGAAGCAGCTGACCGCGGCGCGGTGATGACGATTCTGTGGCATCCGCGATACTTCAGCCGACGGGATTTCCCCGGCTGGGGTGCGCTCTATCGGCGGATCATCGAGGCA contains the following coding sequences:
- a CDS encoding polysaccharide deacetylase family protein, which translates into the protein MIDDHPFALCLTHDVDRPYKTYQSAYYALADRDPGQLKSLLPGRNPYWQFERLMDLEDSLGVRSAFYFLDEQHLLRDRPVRDWFEPDNWMRYMGRYSLDDPAIVDVIHELDEGGWEVGLHGSYESYDDRERLRREKARVESVLGKPVRGGRQHYLNLDVPETWRQQRSIGLQYDTSLGSSQTYGFQYGDSIQRPFDDEFVVFPLTIMEVALPDPSERFEEAWAECKRVLTEAADRGAVMTILWHPRYFSRRDFPGWGALYRRIIEAALDRGAWVGPPGELYDQLDHPTDDTSEPAVSDPAE